Proteins found in one Sphingomonas sp. SORGH_AS_0879 genomic segment:
- the fliQ gene encoding flagellar biosynthesis protein FliQ — protein MDADYFLTLANQTMWVLALAAAPILLPVLVSGLVIGMVQAATSINEQTLSFVPKLIVVAISILIFGSLIMGLLSDFTVSMFERIPDLVK, from the coding sequence ATGGACGCCGATTATTTCCTGACGCTGGCCAACCAGACCATGTGGGTGCTGGCGCTCGCCGCCGCGCCGATCCTGTTGCCCGTGCTGGTGTCGGGGCTGGTGATCGGCATGGTGCAGGCCGCGACCTCGATCAACGAACAGACCCTGTCCTTCGTGCCGAAGCTGATCGTCGTCGCCATCTCGATCCTGATCTTCGGCAGCCTCATCATGGGCCTGCTGAGCGACTTCACCGTCAGCATGTTCGAGCGCATCCCGGACCTGGTCAAGTGA
- the fliP gene encoding flagellar type III secretion system pore protein FliP (The bacterial flagellar biogenesis protein FliP forms a type III secretion system (T3SS)-type pore required for flagellar assembly.) — protein sequence MSISVTRRGTGPALIRTQDASPKRSLKPLWIVLALLLALMIAMPAFAQAAPAAAPAAAPAPGVGDAVDRAIGQLGGGGNGSSGSLSLSLQVLIIMGLLTILPGIILMMTSFTRIVIVLAILRQALGLQQTPPNQVLIGLSVFLSLFIMAPTISQMNANAIQPYAEGRLPGTEMIKAAGAPLHAFMAKQTRIKDVTMFAEMAKSGPYASPNDIPYSVLLPAFVTSELKTAFQIGFLIFLPFIVIDLVVATVLMALGMMMLSPSIISLPFKLLLFVLVDGWALTMGSLANSFAT from the coding sequence ATGAGCATTTCCGTGACCCGCCGGGGCACCGGCCCCGCGCTGATCCGCACCCAGGATGCGAGCCCGAAGCGGAGCCTGAAGCCGTTGTGGATCGTGCTGGCGCTGCTGCTGGCGCTGATGATCGCGATGCCCGCCTTCGCCCAAGCGGCCCCCGCCGCCGCTCCGGCCGCCGCACCCGCACCGGGTGTCGGCGACGCGGTGGACCGCGCGATCGGCCAACTCGGCGGCGGCGGCAATGGCAGTTCGGGCTCGCTGAGCCTGTCGCTCCAGGTCCTGATCATCATGGGCCTGCTGACGATCCTGCCGGGCATCATCCTGATGATGACCAGCTTCACCCGGATCGTCATCGTGCTCGCCATCCTGCGCCAGGCGCTGGGCCTGCAACAGACCCCGCCCAACCAGGTGCTGATCGGCCTGTCGGTGTTCCTGTCGCTGTTCATCATGGCCCCGACGATCAGCCAGATGAACGCGAACGCGATCCAGCCCTATGCCGAGGGTCGCCTGCCCGGCACCGAGATGATCAAGGCCGCCGGTGCCCCGCTCCATGCCTTCATGGCCAAGCAGACCCGGATCAAGGACGTGACGATGTTCGCTGAAATGGCGAAGTCGGGCCCCTATGCCAGTCCCAACGACATTCCCTATTCGGTGCTGCTGCCCGCCTTCGTCACTTCCGAGTTGAAGACGGCGTTCCAGATCGGCTTCCTGATCTTCCTGCCCTTCATCGTCATCGATCTGGTGGTGGCGACGGTACTGATGGCGCTGGGCATGATGATGCTGTCGCCATCGATCATCTCGCTGCCCTTCAAGCTGTTGCTGTTCGTGCTGGTCGATGGATGGGCGCTGACCATGGGCAGCCTGGCGAACAGTTTCGCGACGTGA
- a CDS encoding flagellar biosynthetic protein FliO, with the protein MLWSYILKLVVLLPLICGLMIGCLYLWRRLESRMPGRPATRLIHVRETMMISPGLRLAVIEFEGRNLLVSVGRGGVQLVDKVDGKGPATPVTPTPMEPTTPRGRDFVSRFAPKKFDQ; encoded by the coding sequence ATGCTCTGGTCCTATATCCTGAAGCTGGTCGTCCTGCTGCCGCTGATCTGCGGGTTGATGATCGGGTGCCTCTATCTCTGGCGGCGACTGGAAAGCCGGATGCCGGGGCGTCCGGCGACGCGGCTGATCCATGTGCGCGAGACGATGATGATCTCGCCCGGCCTGCGGCTGGCGGTCATCGAGTTCGAGGGGCGCAACCTGCTCGTCTCGGTCGGGCGTGGCGGCGTGCAACTGGTCGACAAGGTCGACGGTAAGGGCCCCGCGACCCCAGTCACGCCGACGCCGATGGAACCGACGACCCCACGCGGTCGCGACTTCGTGTCCCGCTTCGCGCCGAAGAAGTTCGACCAATGA
- the fliN gene encoding flagellar motor switch protein FliN, translating to MNDMAGGFPVDTSVAANFRLLQDVDVKLTVEIGSTQLSLRELLALSESSVIELDRQANELLDVLVNGTLIGRGEVVTVGDRFGVRMTELVNPDKRG from the coding sequence ATGAACGATATGGCCGGGGGCTTCCCCGTCGACACATCGGTCGCCGCCAATTTCCGGCTGCTCCAGGATGTCGATGTCAAGCTGACCGTCGAGATCGGCTCGACCCAGTTGTCGTTGCGCGAGCTGCTGGCGCTGTCCGAATCGAGCGTCATCGAACTGGACCGCCAGGCCAACGAACTGCTCGACGTGCTGGTCAACGGCACGCTGATCGGGCGGGGCGAGGTGGTGACGGTCGGCGACCGCTTCGGCGTGCGCATGACCGAACTGGTCAATCCCGACAAGCGCGGCTGA
- a CDS encoding flagellar motor switch protein FliM, translated as MVNAAPQAERRERNREQPTADHGVLGSTKLNPFGDLHTMQHLSARLARTLRGLFESLLREELRCWAEPLVVQRFADYRAERGEGLSAWLPMTMSAPGGSPPDSQALIVIDGGFGLSLIDLLFGGTGHVPDPLPAEFSHGAETMVTQLGDMMAIPLRNAWESLARLDFRAGRPESSPAMLSGIEGEDAMIVTRFGIAGQTRRPTMLDILYPVSALKPHGSALTGKVVDKQAEADPTWRGDLTRAVMTVRFPVRSVLAEPVVSLQRLMDLKTGDVIPISFGPEVPVMVGGDLLGMGTVGTANGRAAVQLTTLNRSIEGLARAHEGFEQ; from the coding sequence ATGGTTAACGCCGCCCCTCAGGCCGAACGACGCGAGCGCAATCGGGAACAGCCCACCGCCGATCACGGCGTGCTGGGTTCGACCAAGCTCAACCCGTTCGGCGATCTGCACACGATGCAGCATCTGTCTGCGCGTCTGGCGCGGACCCTGCGGGGGCTGTTCGAATCGCTGCTTCGCGAGGAACTGCGCTGCTGGGCGGAGCCGCTGGTCGTCCAGCGTTTCGCCGATTACCGGGCGGAGCGCGGCGAGGGGCTGAGCGCGTGGTTGCCGATGACGATGAGCGCGCCCGGCGGGTCGCCCCCCGATTCGCAGGCGCTGATCGTCATCGATGGCGGGTTCGGCCTGTCGTTGATCGACCTGCTCTTCGGCGGCACCGGCCATGTGCCCGATCCCCTGCCCGCCGAATTCTCGCACGGGGCCGAGACGATGGTGACGCAGCTGGGCGACATGATGGCGATCCCGCTGCGCAATGCCTGGGAATCGCTGGCCCGGCTGGACTTTCGCGCCGGTCGTCCCGAATCCTCGCCCGCCATGCTGTCGGGGATCGAGGGCGAGGACGCGATGATCGTCACCCGTTTCGGCATCGCCGGACAGACGCGCCGCCCGACCATGCTCGACATCCTCTATCCCGTCAGCGCGTTGAAGCCGCACGGCTCCGCCCTGACCGGCAAGGTCGTCGACAAGCAGGCCGAGGCCGATCCCACCTGGCGCGGCGACCTGACCCGCGCGGTGATGACCGTCCGCTTTCCCGTCCGCTCGGTCCTCGCCGAACCCGTCGTCTCGCTCCAGCGTCTGATGGACCTGAAGACCGGCGACGTGATCCCGATCAGTTTCGGCCCGGAAGTGCCGGTGATGGTCGGCGGCGACCTGCTCGGCATGGGCACGGTCGGCACCGCCAATGGCCGCGCCGCCGTCCAGCTTACCACGCTCAACCGGTCCATCGAAGGACTGGCCCGCGCTCACGAAGGATTCGAACAATGA
- the fliL gene encoding flagellar basal body-associated protein FliL: MSDAKDTPETEGTPKKKKGKIGKILVMATGVVVLLGGGVGAGLYAANSGLVGGHSTKDKAAAEEAEADASHPGPKLVPKAEQKRAGEGGEGEEGGGHGGGEGADAEGGGHENVGMKTPIGDGGERYASNYYQLPKDFTSNMRDSVHIIQVGLAVSTPYDDTVINNLKTNDLAVRSAILMTLGDANEEAVFSSEGKRQLQRKLVDAINEILRQKEGFGGIANVYFTNFVVQ; the protein is encoded by the coding sequence ATGAGCGACGCGAAAGACACGCCCGAGACCGAGGGCACGCCCAAGAAGAAGAAGGGCAAGATCGGCAAGATCCTTGTCATGGCCACCGGGGTCGTCGTCCTTTTGGGCGGTGGTGTCGGGGCCGGGCTCTATGCGGCCAATTCGGGGCTGGTCGGCGGCCATTCGACCAAGGACAAGGCCGCCGCCGAAGAGGCCGAGGCCGATGCCAGCCATCCCGGCCCCAAGCTGGTCCCCAAGGCCGAGCAGAAGCGCGCCGGTGAGGGCGGCGAAGGCGAAGAAGGCGGCGGCCATGGCGGCGGCGAAGGGGCAGACGCCGAAGGCGGCGGCCACGAGAATGTCGGCATGAAGACGCCGATCGGCGATGGCGGCGAACGCTATGCCAGCAACTATTACCAGTTGCCCAAGGACTTCACGTCCAACATGCGCGACTCGGTGCACATCATCCAGGTCGGGCTGGCGGTATCGACGCCCTATGACGATACGGTCATCAACAATCTGAAGACCAACGACCTGGCGGTGCGCTCGGCCATCCTGATGACGCTGGGCGACGCCAATGAGGAAGCCGTGTTCTCCAGCGAAGGCAAGCGCCAGCTGCAACGCAAACTGGTCGACGCGATCAACGAGATTCTTCGGCAGAAAGAGGGATTCGGGGGTATCGCTAACGTCTACTTTACCAATTTCGTTGTTCAGTGA
- a CDS encoding flagellar hook-length control protein FliK — translation MSAIPSPLTLDALHPGRSLSAKPGGTSPAGDGNPGKFSDLLAIASPAADVGGLSLVTEDDDSLPETSDKAAADPGNPLPGILPMVLPVFADVPPPPQYAAPVASGEAAATVIAPQDGTPRIDGNTIVATPRGATDPGAPRLDAATPPILPSDTAMLDVVANATGQVTDMPTPAARTTGFRLVAAQPRVETDTDMAALSPAMPSGPLSVLQPAQGAPVIGLLAETLRHLSTPPEDRDEPSDRAPLTVAGAADPVALAATDGARPVVATTATADQAPLDMTQHHWPQAMIDRIDRMREDAATADTRIQLSPDALGGIAVAIRRDDDRTHIHFTAEQAHTATILADAHATLAQLAEDKGMRLGSMAVQAGATGGSDLGQSARDQRPSPPPAPMVPARPRAPEADPFRESASGDPAATATTRIA, via the coding sequence ATGTCAGCCATTCCCTCCCCCCTCACGCTGGATGCCCTGCATCCCGGTCGTAGCCTGTCCGCCAAGCCGGGCGGCACGAGCCCGGCAGGCGACGGAAATCCGGGGAAATTTTCCGATCTCCTGGCGATAGCGTCGCCCGCCGCAGACGTGGGCGGGCTTTCACTCGTCACCGAGGACGATGATTCTTTGCCGGAGACGAGCGACAAGGCGGCAGCGGACCCCGGCAATCCCTTGCCGGGCATCTTGCCGATGGTCCTGCCGGTCTTCGCCGACGTGCCGCCGCCACCGCAATATGCGGCACCGGTCGCCAGCGGTGAGGCCGCCGCGACGGTGATCGCCCCGCAGGATGGTACGCCAAGGATCGACGGTAACACGATCGTGGCGACGCCGCGCGGCGCCACGGACCCCGGTGCCCCACGCCTCGACGCCGCAACGCCCCCGATCCTGCCGAGCGACACCGCGATGCTCGATGTGGTGGCGAACGCCACCGGCCAGGTCACCGACATGCCGACCCCGGCGGCCCGGACCACCGGCTTTCGCCTGGTCGCCGCCCAGCCCCGTGTCGAGACGGACACCGACATGGCCGCCCTGTCCCCCGCTATGCCCAGCGGCCCGCTGAGCGTGCTGCAACCCGCGCAAGGCGCGCCGGTGATCGGCCTGCTGGCGGAGACGCTGCGCCATTTGTCCACACCGCCCGAGGATCGCGACGAGCCGTCCGACCGTGCGCCCCTGACCGTGGCGGGCGCTGCCGATCCCGTCGCGCTGGCGGCGACCGATGGCGCGCGTCCCGTGGTCGCGACGACCGCGACCGCCGATCAGGCTCCGCTCGACATGACGCAGCATCACTGGCCGCAGGCGATGATCGACCGGATCGACCGCATGCGCGAGGACGCCGCGACCGCCGACACCCGGATTCAGCTCTCGCCCGACGCGCTCGGCGGAATAGCCGTCGCGATCCGGCGCGACGACGACCGGACGCATATCCACTTCACCGCCGAGCAGGCGCACACCGCGACGATCCTGGCGGACGCGCATGCGACGCTCGCCCAGCTGGCCGAGGACAAGGGGATGCGGCTGGGCAGCATGGCGGTGCAGGCGGGGGCGACCGGCGGCTCCGACCTGGGCCAGTCGGCGCGCGACCAGCGTCCGTCGCCCCCGCCCGCCCCCATGGTTCCGGCACGCCCGCGCGCGCCCGAGGCCGACCCATTCCGCGAGAGCGCGTCGGGCGATCCCGCCGCCACCGCCACCACCCGAATCGCCTGA
- a CDS encoding FliI/YscN family ATPase, translating to MLNRFTADYLETLAQADFAPRVSVSGRLSSYDGLLMEAVGLSLPVGTVCAIGDTESERVEAEVIGFRNGRTLLMNLGGPAPLLPRAPVRPLGPPGEAEVGAAMLGRVVDGSGKPIDGLGPIRGAGRWPLAGRMQSPLDRGRVREPLDVGVRAINGLLTIGQGQRVGIMAGSGVGKSVLLGMMVRAAKADVIVIGLIGERSREVADFLETKVAGEARARSVVVAVPANHSPVLRIRGALRATAIAEAFRAEGKKVLLIMDSLTRVAHAGREIGLALGEPASARGYPPSAIAMLPNLIERAGADAHGPGSITAIYTVLADGDDGNDPVVDSARSILDGHIVLNRHLAERGVYPAIDIGPSVSRVMTDIVGKPHAMAARTLRRHLATYEENRDLVLMGAYRAGADPAIDAAIACHPAVMEYIRQDADEIVPLDHAVEELVGVFGQPGA from the coding sequence ATGCTGAACCGGTTCACCGCCGACTATCTGGAAACGCTGGCCCAGGCCGATTTCGCGCCGCGCGTCAGCGTGTCGGGGCGGCTGTCCTCCTATGACGGGCTGTTGATGGAGGCGGTCGGCCTGTCGCTGCCGGTCGGCACCGTCTGCGCGATCGGCGATACGGAGAGCGAGCGGGTGGAGGCCGAGGTGATCGGTTTCCGCAATGGCCGCACCCTCCTGATGAATCTGGGCGGTCCCGCGCCGCTGCTGCCGCGCGCGCCGGTGCGCCCGCTCGGTCCTCCGGGCGAGGCCGAAGTGGGCGCGGCGATGCTAGGCCGCGTGGTCGACGGGTCGGGCAAGCCGATCGACGGGCTGGGCCCCATTCGGGGCGCGGGCCGCTGGCCGCTGGCGGGCCGGATGCAGTCGCCGCTCGATCGCGGCCGGGTGCGCGAGCCGCTGGACGTCGGGGTGCGCGCGATCAACGGGCTGCTGACCATCGGCCAGGGCCAGCGTGTCGGCATCATGGCGGGCTCGGGCGTCGGCAAGTCGGTTCTGCTCGGCATGATGGTCCGCGCCGCCAAGGCCGATGTGATCGTCATCGGCCTGATCGGCGAACGCAGCCGCGAGGTCGCCGACTTTCTGGAAACCAAGGTGGCGGGCGAAGCGCGTGCGCGCTCGGTCGTGGTCGCGGTGCCCGCCAACCATTCGCCGGTGCTGCGCATTCGCGGGGCCCTGCGCGCCACCGCCATTGCCGAGGCGTTCCGCGCCGAGGGCAAGAAGGTATTGCTCATCATGGATTCGCTGACCCGCGTCGCCCATGCCGGGCGCGAGATCGGGCTGGCGCTGGGCGAACCCGCCTCGGCACGCGGCTATCCGCCGTCCGCGATCGCGATGCTGCCCAATCTGATCGAACGCGCGGGTGCCGATGCGCACGGACCGGGTTCGATCACCGCCATCTACACCGTGCTGGCGGACGGCGACGACGGCAACGACCCGGTCGTCGACTCGGCGCGTTCGATCCTGGACGGACATATCGTGCTCAACCGCCATCTGGCCGAGCGCGGCGTCTATCCGGCGATCGATATCGGCCCCTCGGTCAGCCGGGTGATGACCGACATCGTCGGCAAGCCCCATGCCATGGCCGCCCGGACGCTGCGCCGCCACCTGGCGACCTATGAGGAAAATCGCGACCTGGTGCTGATGGGCGCCTATCGAGCCGGGGCCGACCCGGCGATCGACGCCGCCATCGCCTGCCACCCGGCGGTGATGGAATATATCCGCCAGGACGCCGATGAGATCGTGCCGCTCGACCATGCGGTCGAGGAACTGGTCGGCGTGTTCGGCCAGCCCGGCGCCTGA
- a CDS encoding FliH/SctL family protein, whose translation MSDFVAGFSARQNAAAAALQQAFAPPGGFARSDLPGMGAGSVANADMGMGFDLGAGPVSFRPRSPVPGADPAPEADGQARPRHFHPANRTEDPTQGWDPFAACEESEEPAVDPIAMARTAAHAEGYAQGVEDATREFQALSEAQARDAGLIGGISHALSSRIDRDMMANQLRHTVMALVTRLVGETGIDADRLTARIEGAIDLLAEAHESAMLRVHPDDVAALDGRLPQTIFPVGDPSVERGGFVLESASTIIEDGPRLWLDQLAAVMDKVPVPSC comes from the coding sequence ATGTCTGATTTCGTCGCGGGTTTCTCCGCGCGGCAGAATGCGGCGGCGGCGGCGCTGCAACAGGCGTTCGCGCCGCCGGGCGGCTTTGCCCGGTCGGACCTGCCCGGCATGGGTGCCGGATCGGTTGCCAATGCGGATATGGGCATGGGCTTCGACCTGGGCGCGGGGCCGGTGTCGTTCCGTCCCCGCTCGCCGGTGCCGGGTGCCGATCCCGCCCCGGAAGCGGACGGACAGGCACGCCCCCGCCACTTCCACCCGGCCAACCGGACCGAAGACCCCACCCAGGGCTGGGACCCGTTCGCCGCATGCGAGGAAAGCGAGGAGCCTGCGGTCGATCCGATCGCGATGGCCCGCACCGCTGCCCATGCCGAGGGCTATGCCCAGGGCGTCGAGGACGCGACCCGCGAATTCCAGGCCCTGTCCGAAGCGCAGGCGCGCGACGCCGGACTGATCGGCGGCATCTCGCACGCGCTGTCCTCGCGGATCGACCGCGACATGATGGCGAACCAGTTGCGGCACACCGTCATGGCGCTGGTCACCCGGCTGGTCGGTGAGACCGGCATCGACGCCGACCGACTGACCGCGCGGATCGAAGGCGCGATCGACCTGCTGGCCGAGGCGCATGAGTCCGCGATGCTGCGCGTCCATCCCGACGATGTCGCCGCACTGGACGGGCGACTGCCGCAGACGATCTTTCCGGTCGGCGATCCCAGTGTCGAGCGCGGCGGCTTCGTGCTGGAAAGCGCCTCCACCATCATCGAGGACGGACCGCGCCTATGGCTCGATCAACTGGCGGCGGTCATGGACAAGGTGCCGGTCCCGTCATGCTGA
- the fliG gene encoding flagellar motor switch protein FliG, with the protein MSAVAEAPRAYSGVERAAVLMMLVGEEEAAAILQKLDPDEVRELGKAMYSIADVSESDVDQVLDNFVGCARARTSIAFEPKPLVENLMNRALGPERADSVLSRIVPPEAQCEIEMLHWLDATDIAKIVEKEHPQIGAVLIANCDPAVAGQVLELLPETMQPDILHRVARLGPVTPQAIETLNAILSRRTSGGNGGGGAGNGLTMGGSREAAKILSSARKATEQRVMPKLFKIDRDVAKQIEEALFIFDNLLEMDDKNLGALIRNVDGEVLIRSLKGADEAARERFLACMSARAAAGIRDEIDSRGPMKLSEVLEAQKAMIAVARNLAKEGTIMMGGGEDDYV; encoded by the coding sequence ATGAGCGCGGTCGCGGAGGCCCCCCGCGCCTATAGCGGGGTGGAACGTGCGGCGGTCCTGATGATGCTGGTCGGCGAGGAGGAAGCCGCCGCCATCCTCCAGAAGCTGGACCCGGACGAGGTGCGTGAGCTGGGCAAGGCGATGTATTCGATCGCCGATGTCAGCGAGAGCGACGTCGATCAAGTGCTCGACAATTTCGTCGGCTGTGCGCGGGCGCGGACCTCGATCGCGTTCGAGCCCAAGCCGCTGGTCGAGAATCTGATGAACCGGGCGCTCGGGCCCGAACGCGCCGACAGCGTGCTGTCGCGCATCGTGCCGCCCGAGGCGCAGTGCGAGATCGAGATGCTTCACTGGCTCGACGCGACCGACATCGCCAAGATCGTCGAGAAGGAACATCCGCAGATCGGCGCGGTCCTGATCGCCAATTGCGATCCGGCGGTGGCGGGCCAGGTGCTCGAACTGCTGCCCGAGACGATGCAGCCCGACATCCTGCACCGCGTCGCGCGGCTGGGGCCGGTGACGCCGCAGGCGATCGAGACGCTGAACGCGATCCTGTCGCGTCGCACGAGCGGCGGCAATGGCGGCGGCGGGGCGGGCAACGGCCTGACCATGGGCGGCTCGCGCGAGGCGGCCAAGATCCTGTCGAGCGCGCGCAAGGCGACCGAGCAGCGGGTCATGCCCAAGCTGTTCAAGATTGACCGCGACGTCGCCAAGCAGATCGAAGAGGCGCTGTTCATCTTCGACAACCTGCTGGAGATGGACGACAAGAATCTGGGCGCGCTGATCCGCAACGTCGATGGCGAAGTGCTCATCCGCTCGCTCAAGGGCGCGGACGAGGCGGCTCGCGAACGCTTCCTGGCGTGCATGTCGGCGCGGGCGGCGGCGGGTATCCGCGACGAGATCGACTCGCGCGGGCCCATGAAGCTGTCCGAGGTGCTGGAGGCGCAGAAGGCGATGATCGCGGTGGCCCGCAACCTGGCCAAGGAAGGCACCATCATGATGGGCGGCGGCGAGGACGATTATGTCTGA
- the fliF gene encoding flagellar basal-body MS-ring/collar protein FliF, whose translation MSTALTPASANPAPALPPLPEKFANPLRQIKSVMAQPAVRRSAPMAMLIGLIAAAALAWMALSSPPQKTLFENLSDADKQAVTTALSASNIRSKINDGTGALTVNEEDYSRARMLLAGQGLPKQAPGGYAILDQLPMGVSRAVEGERLRQARESELARSIQEIDAVAEARVHLAMPEASVFVRDHASPSASVVLKLNAGRSLSESQVQSIVNLVASSVPGMKPEDVTIVDQMGGLLSKKGAEGANGDDRRIDFQRRLEEKYRTQLIQLLTPLVGAGNFTAEVQADVNLDETSATSERYDKDGALRAETGNWTGNQKDPTTPGGIPGALSNTPPPASTLQQPQPANGAPGTPPADAKPVAGGPGVNPEKQSDAFQRAYDLNKQISVTRAAPGSIKRLTVAVLLRDPATGKRSQMEIGQISDLVKSAVGFDQQRNDNVTVISRKFADASTDQGPAWYDNSWLPVLARNATALIIALLVLLLGVRPMIKAMTKKKDDAATKALPMGAADGADGADGGAEADGDPALANQSRPDQIAVQPPVTLDDIEDSTVLDERIGKVRGFTRDNPARAALAIRDMIRMPEPQA comes from the coding sequence ATGAGCACTGCCCTCACCCCCGCATCCGCCAATCCCGCACCGGCCCTGCCGCCGCTGCCGGAAAAGTTCGCCAACCCGCTTCGCCAGATCAAGTCGGTGATGGCGCAGCCCGCCGTGCGCCGTTCCGCGCCGATGGCGATGCTGATCGGACTGATCGCCGCCGCCGCGCTCGCCTGGATGGCACTGTCCAGCCCGCCGCAGAAGACGCTGTTCGAAAACCTCTCGGACGCGGACAAGCAGGCGGTGACGACCGCGCTGTCCGCCTCGAACATCAGGAGCAAGATCAACGACGGCACCGGCGCGCTGACCGTGAACGAGGAGGATTACTCCAGGGCGCGGATGCTGCTGGCGGGCCAGGGGCTCCCCAAGCAGGCACCCGGCGGCTACGCGATCCTCGACCAGTTGCCGATGGGCGTCAGCCGCGCGGTCGAGGGCGAGCGGCTTCGCCAGGCGCGCGAGAGCGAACTCGCTCGCTCGATCCAGGAGATCGACGCCGTGGCCGAGGCGCGCGTCCACCTCGCCATGCCGGAGGCGTCGGTCTTCGTGCGCGACCACGCCTCGCCCTCCGCCTCGGTGGTGCTGAAGCTGAACGCCGGGCGTTCGCTGTCGGAATCGCAGGTCCAGTCGATCGTCAATCTCGTCGCCTCGTCGGTGCCGGGGATGAAGCCCGAGGATGTGACCATCGTCGACCAGATGGGCGGCCTGCTGTCCAAAAAGGGCGCCGAGGGCGCGAATGGCGACGATCGCCGCATCGATTTCCAGCGCCGCCTGGAAGAGAAATACCGCACGCAACTCATCCAGTTGCTGACCCCCCTGGTCGGCGCGGGCAACTTCACCGCCGAGGTGCAGGCGGACGTCAATCTCGACGAAACCAGCGCGACCAGCGAACGCTATGACAAGGACGGCGCGCTGCGTGCCGAAACCGGCAACTGGACCGGCAATCAGAAGGACCCGACCACCCCCGGCGGCATTCCCGGCGCGCTGTCCAACACGCCGCCGCCCGCCAGCACGCTGCAACAGCCGCAGCCCGCGAACGGCGCGCCGGGCACCCCGCCCGCCGACGCCAAGCCGGTCGCCGGTGGTCCGGGTGTCAACCCGGAGAAGCAGTCCGACGCCTTCCAGCGCGCCTATGACCTGAACAAGCAGATTTCGGTGACCCGCGCCGCGCCGGGTTCGATCAAGCGGCTGACCGTCGCGGTACTGTTGCGCGACCCCGCCACCGGCAAGCGCAGCCAGATGGAGATCGGCCAGATTTCCGATCTGGTGAAGTCGGCGGTCGGCTTCGACCAGCAGCGCAACGACAATGTGACCGTCATCAGCCGCAAATTCGCCGATGCGAGCACCGATCAGGGTCCGGCCTGGTACGACAATAGCTGGCTGCCCGTACTGGCGCGCAATGCGACCGCGCTGATCATCGCACTGCTCGTCCTGCTGCTCGGCGTGCGTCCGATGATCAAGGCGATGACGAAGAAGAAGGATGACGCGGCGACCAAGGCTCTCCCGATGGGAGCCGCCGACGGCGCGGATGGCGCAGATGGCGGGGCGGAGGCCGACGGCGATCCCGCGCTGGCGAACCAGTCCCGACCCGATCAGATCGCGGTCCAGCCGCCCGTGACGCTCGACGATATCGAGGATTCGACCGTGCTCGACGAACGGATCGGCAAGGTGCGCGGCTTCACCCGCGACAATCCGGCGCGCGCCGCGCTCGCCATCCGCGACATGATCCGTATGCCGGAGCCCCAGGCATGA
- the fliE gene encoding flagellar hook-basal body complex protein FliE, translating to MSVGGVGGAMSVDRVMALRAQILERNQALKAASQAGANQAAQAAQTQAPAAPANFADTLETALKGVNEGQQQAARLSESYERGETVDIAKVMMARQQASVGFEATLQVRNKLLSAYKDIMSMPV from the coding sequence ATGAGCGTCGGCGGTGTCGGCGGCGCGATGAGCGTAGACCGGGTGATGGCGCTCCGCGCCCAGATCCTGGAACGCAATCAGGCGCTCAAGGCGGCAAGCCAAGCCGGTGCCAACCAGGCGGCACAGGCCGCCCAGACCCAAGCCCCGGCGGCTCCGGCGAATTTCGCCGACACGCTGGAAACCGCGCTGAAGGGCGTGAACGAAGGCCAGCAACAGGCCGCCCGCCTCTCCGAATCCTATGAACGCGGCGAAACCGTCGACATCGCCAAGGTGATGATGGCCCGCCAGCAGGCTTCGGTCGGCTTCGAGGCGACCTTGCAGGTCCGTAACAAACTCCTGTCCGCCTATAAGGACATCATGAGCATGCCGGTGTAA